The bacterium genome has a segment encoding these proteins:
- a CDS encoding ABC transporter ATP-binding protein, whose protein sequence is MSLLEAINLHKRYRSGHIWIEVLKGIHLAIESGEIISIVGPSGAGKSTLLHLLGFLDRPTAGEVRLDGQEVLSLSDSAIASIRNKRIGFLFQFHHLLPEFTAAENIMLPQLIAGRNKKQAKEKATYLLEQVGLPDRGHHKPGELSGGEQQRVALARALVNDPAVVLADEPTGNLDGATGAKMLELLWHLNEQNKQTFVLVTHDETIAHQAHRLIRLVEGRVVEEKKL, encoded by the coding sequence ATGTCTTTACTAGAAGCAATTAACCTGCATAAACGGTATCGGTCAGGTCATATCTGGATTGAGGTGTTGAAAGGGATACATCTCGCAATTGAATCTGGAGAAATTATTTCGATTGTTGGCCCATCCGGTGCAGGGAAAAGTACCTTATTACATCTGCTCGGATTTCTTGACCGACCGACTGCTGGTGAAGTTCGATTGGATGGACAAGAAGTATTATCCTTATCCGATTCCGCAATTGCAAGTATCCGAAATAAACGAATCGGGTTTCTCTTTCAATTTCATCATTTACTACCCGAATTTACCGCTGCAGAAAATATTATGCTCCCGCAACTAATCGCTGGAAGAAATAAGAAACAAGCGAAAGAAAAAGCTACTTACCTATTAGAACAGGTCGGATTACCGGATCGAGGACATCATAAACCAGGCGAACTTTCCGGAGGTGAGCAGCAGCGGGTAGCGTTAGCGCGAGCGCTCGTTAACGACCCGGCAGTAGTTCTGGCGGATGAACCGACTGGGAATCTGGACGGTGCTACCGGAGCGAAGATGCTGGAATTGCTCTGGCATTTGAACGAACAGAATAAACAAACATTTGTCTTAGTTACCCATGATGAAACGATAGCACATCAAGCGCATCGGTTAATTCGTCTGGTTGAAGGACGGGTTGTTGAAGAGAAAAAATTATGA
- the ilvE gene encoding branched-chain-amino-acid transaminase — translation MQKQKPKKQQYIYLNGKLVPREEAKVSVYDHGLLYGDGVFEGIRIYNGRVFKFDDHLKRLYRSARAIMLEIPLSYDQLKEATLMTIRANKLRDGYIRLVVTRGEGDLGLAPWKCPKPFIFIIVDTIGLYPEEYYTKGLEIITVPTRRHIPEGLNPNIKSLNYLNNILAKIEAKHAGVQEAVMLNSEGYVAECTGDNIFIVKDGVLMTPPAYMGALDGITKATVIELATKMNIETKEYILTRFDLFNADECFLTGTAAEVVPVVKIDQRIIGDGSPGPLTLKLIRAFRRLTQREGVPVYTK, via the coding sequence GTGCAGAAACAAAAACCAAAGAAGCAGCAATATATATATTTAAATGGAAAATTGGTGCCGAGAGAAGAAGCGAAAGTATCTGTTTACGACCATGGGTTGCTCTATGGCGATGGTGTGTTTGAAGGGATTCGGATTTATAACGGTCGCGTATTCAAGTTTGATGATCATCTTAAACGGTTATATCGTTCAGCGCGAGCGATTATGCTCGAAATCCCGCTTTCCTATGACCAGTTGAAGGAAGCGACGTTGATGACTATTCGCGCGAATAAACTGCGGGATGGATATATTCGGTTGGTGGTAACTCGGGGTGAAGGAGATTTAGGATTAGCGCCGTGGAAATGTCCGAAACCATTTATTTTTATTATTGTGGATACCATCGGATTATATCCGGAAGAATATTATACCAAAGGATTAGAGATTATCACGGTTCCAACCCGGCGGCATATTCCGGAAGGATTGAATCCGAACATTAAATCATTGAATTATTTAAATAACATCTTAGCGAAAATAGAAGCAAAACATGCTGGCGTACAGGAAGCGGTGATGTTGAATTCTGAGGGATATGTAGCGGAATGTACCGGAGATAATATTTTTATTGTTAAAGATGGAGTATTAATGACTCCGCCAGCTTATATGGGAGCGTTAGATGGAATTACAAAAGCAACGGTAATCGAATTAGCAACCAAGATGAACATCGAAACGAAAGAATATATATTGACTCGATTCGATTTATTTAATGCGGATGAATGTTTTCTGACTGGCACCGCTGCAGAAGTTGTCCCCGTGGTTAAAATCGACCAGCGGATTATCGGTGATGGTAGTCCCGGTCCTTTAACACTAAAACTGATTAGAGCATTTAGAAGATTAACCCAGCGGGAAGGGGTGCCGGTATATACAAAATAA
- a CDS encoding UvrB/UvrC motif-containing protein, translated as MILCDICKKAQATFHRTNIVNNQITEIHLCQSCAEKEGMEIAGLVKLNIEDALASLLNYIAAEDKNGGQIGKEKNLVCPRCQLSFTKFSELGRLGCPECYTTFAAELEPLLRRLHGSCDHQGKMPPHANRLVELNKELHELRRQLQLALKEEDFERAAQLRDAIKKAEMI; from the coding sequence ATGATTTTGTGTGATATATGTAAAAAAGCACAGGCGACATTCCACCGAACGAATATAGTCAATAATCAGATAACTGAAATCCATCTCTGCCAGAGTTGTGCGGAAAAAGAAGGTATGGAAATTGCCGGATTAGTTAAATTGAATATCGAAGATGCGTTAGCGAGTTTGTTGAATTATATTGCTGCAGAAGATAAAAACGGTGGTCAGATTGGTAAAGAAAAAAATCTCGTTTGCCCGCGATGCCAGTTAAGTTTCACGAAATTCAGCGAACTCGGTCGGCTCGGTTGTCCGGAATGTTATACGACGTTTGCTGCAGAACTTGAACCGCTTTTGCGTCGGTTACATGGTAGCTGTGACCATCAGGGGAAAATGCCACCGCACGCGAATCGGCTGGTCGAATTGAATAAAGAACTCCATGAATTACGTCGGCAGTTACAACTGGCATTAAAAGAAGAAGATTTTGAACGCGCGGCACAACTTCGGGATGCAATTAAAAAGGCAGAGATGATTTAA
- a CDS encoding NAD(P)/FAD-dependent oxidoreductase → MTFSHVNIVKPILVIGGGPAGMLAAGTAAKFGAKVILLERNSRLGLKLGLTGHGRCNLTRDERAMSSFILGYGKTGKFLYSAITAFSNWDTIRFFESLGVKTKTEPDGRVFPKSDNAAEVVQALHRYLIENHVQIVYNSRVTKVIKQSNKVIGVTTVDHRFYPASAVILCTGGKSYTATGSTGDGFTIAQQLNIQVNPLRPALVPVETAEPWIQQLKGISLNNIRLTTQTNPKKLQVQGDIIFTHFGLSGPIILDNSELLGSLLHQGLVSLNLDLCPGETVSSLDNRFRSLFLEHPKQQIQTALSALLPQRIIAVILERAKVPPVKSVSQITKPDRINIIKYIKQFPITITRLRPLEEAMVTAGGIAIEEINSKTMESKRINGLYFAGEIIDVTGKSGGYNLQMAFSTGYLAGKSAATKQC, encoded by the coding sequence ATGACGTTTTCGCATGTCAACATTGTTAAACCAATACTGGTTATTGGTGGCGGTCCGGCAGGGATGCTCGCCGCTGGAACCGCAGCGAAATTCGGCGCTAAAGTTATTCTGCTAGAAAGAAATAGCCGATTGGGTCTGAAACTCGGATTAACCGGACACGGACGGTGTAACTTGACCAGGGATGAACGAGCTATGAGCTCGTTCATCCTTGGATACGGAAAAACTGGGAAATTCTTATATTCTGCAATCACTGCTTTTTCGAACTGGGATACCATCCGGTTCTTTGAATCGCTTGGAGTTAAGACGAAGACCGAGCCTGATGGCCGGGTATTCCCGAAATCGGATAACGCCGCGGAGGTTGTTCAAGCATTACATCGCTATCTGATTGAAAATCATGTGCAGATTGTATATAACTCTCGAGTAACCAAAGTTATAAAACAATCGAATAAGGTTATTGGCGTTACAACGGTTGATCATCGTTTTTATCCAGCATCAGCAGTAATTCTATGTACAGGCGGGAAATCATATACAGCAACCGGGTCAACCGGAGATGGATTTACAATAGCACAACAACTTAACATTCAAGTTAACCCGTTGCGTCCCGCATTAGTCCCTGTAGAAACCGCTGAACCTTGGATTCAACAATTGAAAGGTATCTCGCTTAATAACATTCGATTGACTACCCAAACGAACCCTAAAAAACTGCAGGTTCAGGGAGATATCATTTTCACGCATTTTGGCCTCTCCGGTCCGATTATACTGGATAATAGCGAACTCCTCGGTTCTCTCCTACATCAGGGGTTAGTATCGCTGAATTTAGACTTATGTCCTGGTGAAACAGTATCCAGTCTAGACAATCGGTTTCGTTCGTTATTTCTCGAACATCCAAAACAGCAGATCCAGACCGCATTATCCGCTCTATTACCGCAGAGAATCATCGCAGTTATTTTAGAACGAGCAAAAGTTCCGCCCGTGAAATCGGTATCCCAAATAACGAAACCTGACCGAATCAACATAATCAAATATATCAAGCAGTTCCCAATTACGATAACGCGACTCCGTCCGCTGGAAGAAGCTATGGTTACTGCTGGTGGAATTGCTATTGAAGAAATCAATTCAAAAACGATGGAGTCGAAGCGAATTAACGGATTATATTTTGCAGGAGAAATAATTGATGTAACCGGGAAATCCGGTGGATATAATCTCCAGATGGCATTTAGTACCGGTTACCTTGCTGGGAAAAGTGCGGCTACGAAGCAGTGTTAA
- a CDS encoding polysaccharide deacetylase family protein, whose product MMKLGNKIKIPACLFILLSFSLSLSKDTNFAQKAMYPPPLSFDSIIDYRLYEALLKGINTRVIWAGNNQNKYIALTFDDGPNPKYTPKVLKILEQEQVRATFFLIGHHAEQQPELVKQIHLAGHEIGNHTYSHVMLTKVPSIKIKQELERTRDIVQKLTGTNTVLFRPPWGVFNGRSLAELALRKFDVVLWSVDSRDWSRPGIAAIKKNILNSVRNGSIILCHDDHDQIVTALPEIIHELKSHGYKFVTVSEMMSSSL is encoded by the coding sequence ATGATGAAATTGGGTAATAAAATCAAGATCCCTGCTTGTTTATTTATCTTATTGAGTTTTTCTTTATCCTTAAGTAAAGATACTAATTTTGCTCAGAAAGCAATGTATCCACCACCGTTGAGTTTCGATAGTATCATTGATTATCGTTTATACGAAGCCTTATTAAAAGGAATCAATACGCGTGTAATCTGGGCAGGAAATAATCAGAATAAATATATTGCATTGACGTTTGATGATGGTCCGAATCCGAAATATACACCCAAGGTGTTGAAAATATTAGAACAGGAACAAGTACGGGCAACATTTTTTTTAATCGGGCACCATGCGGAGCAGCAACCAGAATTAGTTAAACAAATCCATCTCGCTGGACATGAAATTGGTAATCATACTTATTCCCATGTTATGTTAACCAAAGTACCGTCTATAAAAATCAAACAAGAACTTGAGCGAACGCGGGATATTGTTCAGAAATTAACTGGAACAAATACGGTTTTGTTTCGTCCGCCATGGGGGGTATTCAATGGCCGGTCATTAGCAGAACTTGCGTTACGGAAATTCGATGTAGTACTCTGGTCGGTCGATTCTCGGGATTGGTCGAGACCAGGAATCGCTGCCATTAAAAAGAATATTTTAAACTCAGTTCGAAACGGTTCTATCATCCTCTGTCATGATGACCATGATCAAATAGTAACAGCGCTACCGGAGATAATTCATGAACTTAAATCGCACGGCTATAAATTCGTTACGGTATCGGAAATGATGAGCAGTTCCTTATAA
- a CDS encoding PIG-L family deacetylase produces MTLSHSDRILILAPHPDDEVLGCAGIIQAAVKLRVPVRVVFLTYGDNNEWSFFVYRKHPVLLPKAVKQMGLIRHEEAIQADAMLGIPANQITFLGYPDFRTLRIWLSHWNKSPVAESMFTRVTAVPYPNAFRPGALYKGDEILKDITAILREYKPTKIFLSHPADFNPDHQALYLFTQIALWNLHDEIQPSLYPYLIHYKNWPKPRKYIPNQPLVMPYVLQQEIVWHQYHLQPDEIFHKLAALNKHKTQYESHRSLLISFVRNNEVFGDFPTLFLNPNSVPTMVSKGNSQPLDIPEQLTEIEQLDYIGVEQRLIHIDTQNNLVLTIKLSRSIGKTVSVSVYVFGYRHDRNFASMPKLHINFGLLRHQIFDQNTLLPLNIVKINRTPQEITMYIPLHILGDPQQILTSARTYLTEVPLDWAAWRIIKIK; encoded by the coding sequence TTGACGCTTTCCCACTCCGACCGAATCCTAATTCTTGCTCCGCATCCGGATGATGAAGTACTTGGGTGTGCTGGAATAATCCAAGCTGCAGTAAAATTACGGGTTCCCGTCCGCGTTGTCTTTTTAACCTATGGCGATAACAATGAATGGTCATTTTTCGTCTATCGAAAACATCCGGTATTGTTACCGAAAGCGGTTAAACAAATGGGATTAATTCGACATGAGGAAGCAATTCAAGCGGATGCAATGCTAGGTATCCCCGCGAATCAGATAACTTTTTTAGGATATCCCGATTTTCGAACCCTGCGTATCTGGTTATCCCATTGGAACAAAAGTCCAGTTGCGGAAAGTATGTTTACCCGAGTTACCGCCGTACCGTATCCGAACGCATTTCGTCCGGGAGCACTCTATAAAGGAGATGAGATACTCAAAGATATCACCGCCATTCTTCGTGAATATAAACCGACTAAGATATTCCTTTCGCATCCAGCTGATTTTAATCCAGACCATCAAGCATTATATCTATTCACGCAAATTGCGTTATGGAATTTACACGACGAAATCCAGCCGTCACTTTATCCTTATCTAATTCATTATAAGAATTGGCCTAAACCAAGAAAATACATACCGAACCAACCGCTGGTTATGCCATACGTATTGCAGCAGGAGATCGTCTGGCATCAATATCATTTGCAACCTGACGAGATATTCCACAAACTTGCTGCATTAAACAAACATAAAACACAATATGAATCTCATCGCTCACTTTTGATTTCGTTTGTTCGGAATAATGAAGTATTTGGTGATTTTCCGACGCTGTTTTTAAACCCAAATTCAGTTCCGACTATGGTTTCCAAGGGCAACTCTCAACCATTAGATATACCCGAACAGCTTACTGAAATTGAGCAGTTAGATTATATTGGTGTTGAACAGCGGCTAATCCATATCGATACGCAAAATAATCTTGTGTTAACAATTAAACTTTCTCGTTCTATCGGGAAAACGGTTAGCGTATCCGTATATGTTTTTGGATATCGACACGACCGAAATTTCGCTTCGATGCCGAAACTGCATATTAATTTTGGGTTATTACGGCATCAAATTTTCGACCAAAATACTTTACTACCTCTTAATATAGTTAAAATCAACCGAACTCCGCAGGAAATTACAATGTATATTCCGTTACATATACTTGGCGATCCCCAGCAAATATTAACCAGTGCTAGGACTTATTTAACAGAAGTACCATTAGACTGGGCAGCTTGGAGAATTATTAAAATTAAATAG
- a CDS encoding GNAT family N-acetyltransferase, whose amino-acid sequence MMELNTIVIRNYQPIDRESVRRISCMTAFLEEPHNLFIDNEDILADILTRYFTDYEPESCFVAMDNPRVVGYLIGSTDIRKVRIGYLKRILPNVIVRGIKTGTIFHGNTVRLLWHIFLSLMKGEFRIPDYSKEYPATLHINLDKQYRGRNIGSKLLGYYITYLKSNNIPGVHFGTVSESAKLFFQKMGFELLYSTKLTCLHYHFGYDLPYYIFGKKL is encoded by the coding sequence ATGATGGAACTGAATACTATTGTCATCCGTAACTATCAACCAATCGATCGCGAGTCGGTTCGCAGAATCAGTTGTATGACTGCGTTTCTGGAGGAACCGCATAATCTATTTATTGATAATGAAGATATTCTTGCCGACATCTTAACCCGTTATTTTACTGATTATGAACCGGAATCGTGTTTTGTCGCCATGGACAACCCGCGAGTTGTCGGATATCTTATTGGGTCAACAGACATCCGGAAAGTACGCATTGGGTATCTAAAAAGGATTCTCCCGAACGTTATCGTTCGTGGAATAAAAACCGGAACAATTTTTCACGGGAATACTGTCCGCTTACTATGGCATATCTTCCTTAGCTTAATGAAAGGCGAATTTCGTATTCCCGATTATTCTAAAGAATATCCGGCTACGTTGCATATCAATTTGGATAAACAATATCGGGGACGCAATATCGGTAGTAAACTACTTGGATATTACATAACGTATTTAAAATCAAACAATATTCCTGGAGTTCATTTTGGAACCGTTTCAGAATCAGCGAAACTTTTTTTTCAGAAAATGGGATTTGAATTATTATATTCAACTAAATTGACTTGTTTACACTATCATTTCGGCTACGATTTACCCTATTATATTTTTGGTAAAAAGTTATAA
- a CDS encoding PH domain-containing protein, translating to MGYIDRNLVAGEHVVFRTKLHWIIYTKSIILLILAILVYLLGMFYPIVEDIRRFYYIIASVLIFLSVILFIPAWLKYISSEFGVTTSRVLIKVGFISRNSFELLISKIEGIGVDQSILGRILNYGTIIVSGTGGTKESFALIAKPLEFRKKVQEQIISLQTLK from the coding sequence ATGGGCTATATTGATAGAAATCTGGTTGCAGGTGAGCACGTGGTATTTCGCACTAAACTGCATTGGATTATCTATACAAAATCAATCATTTTATTGATACTCGCGATTCTTGTATATTTATTAGGTATGTTTTATCCAATAGTTGAGGATATACGCAGATTCTATTATATCATTGCTAGCGTTTTAATTTTTCTTTCGGTAATTTTGTTTATTCCAGCGTGGTTGAAATATATATCATCCGAATTCGGGGTAACTACTAGCCGGGTGTTGATTAAAGTCGGATTTATCAGCCGGAACTCGTTTGAGCTATTGATATCTAAAATCGAAGGAATTGGCGTTGACCAGAGTATTCTTGGCAGGATTCTTAACTACGGCACAATTATTGTTAGCGGAACCGGTGGAACCAAAGAATCGTTCGCATTAATAGCTAAACCGCTAGAGTTTCGGAAAAAAGTACAAGAACAGATTATTTCTCTACAAACACTGAAATAA
- a CDS encoding valine--tRNA ligase: protein MAQPANLTTKYDPKSTEAKWYQFWVDKGYFHADEHSDKPPYVIVIPPPNITGILHIGHAFNNTLQDVLIRWKRMQGFNTLWLPGTDHASIATHNVIERKLKEQGKSRQDIGREEFLKLAWEWKEQYGGTIINQLKKLGCSCDWSRTRFTMDEGLSRAVREVFVRLYEEGLIYRGNYIINWCPRCHTALSDDEVEHKETKGYLYYIKYPVHGTNRFITVATTRPETMLGDTAVAVHPNDERYQDLIGKTAILPLLKRPIPIIADDYVDPKFGTGALKITPAHDPNDFQVGLKHRLLQINVFTTTGMINDNGVQYAGLDRYAARKKVVEDLKAEGLLEKTEDYLHQVGHCYRCHTTIEPYLSLQWFVKMRPLAEPAIAAVKQGRIRFYPESWTTTYYHWMENVRDWCISRQLWWGHRIPVWYCDTCGNETVTRTDPTVCVHCGSGLITQDPDILDTWFSSALWPFSTLGWPEETKDLKVFYPTSVLVTAYDIIFFWVARMIIMGLKFRNDVPFRDVYIHALVRDATGRKMSKSLGNAIDPLEVMEQQGTDAVRFTLCALAAQGRNINLSEERIEGYRNFANKIWNASRLVLMNLDEKSEIRNTKSEMDKLSLADRWIRSRLNTTAKKVDEGLTDYEFDKAAHALYQFIWHEYCDWYLELIKPRLRGTNEEKNTALSVAIYVFDNTLRLLHPFMPFITEEIWQQLPIKKETESIMIADWCRYDMNLVDAAAETHMDILMRVVVSIRNIRSEMNIPPAMKSEVLIQSNNAAKRNLLHQYAHYIKTLVPISELQITEQVSLPKTVSTAIVDDIDVYIPMPTELIETERKRLQTEIDKLKKEIAFVENKLKNESFIHRAPAAVVQKEKDKFTQLTNELGKLQEKLSLFSKR from the coding sequence ATGGCGCAACCAGCTAATTTAACCACAAAATATGACCCGAAATCTACCGAAGCTAAATGGTATCAATTCTGGGTTGATAAAGGATATTTCCATGCGGATGAACATTCCGATAAACCACCGTATGTGATTGTCATTCCGCCACCGAATATTACCGGAATCCTGCATATCGGTCATGCATTTAATAATACCTTACAAGATGTACTGATTCGCTGGAAACGCATGCAAGGATTTAATACCCTCTGGTTGCCAGGAACTGACCATGCGAGTATCGCGACGCATAATGTTATCGAACGCAAGTTGAAAGAACAAGGGAAATCGAGACAAGATATCGGTCGGGAAGAATTCCTAAAACTCGCCTGGGAATGGAAAGAACAATATGGCGGAACGATAATCAATCAGCTGAAAAAACTCGGCTGTTCTTGCGATTGGTCGCGTACTCGGTTCACGATGGATGAAGGGTTATCCCGTGCAGTTCGAGAAGTGTTCGTCCGTCTTTATGAAGAAGGATTAATCTATCGTGGAAATTATATTATCAACTGGTGTCCGCGATGTCATACCGCGTTATCCGATGATGAAGTTGAACATAAAGAAACGAAAGGATATTTGTATTATATTAAATATCCGGTACATGGCACGAATCGGTTTATTACCGTAGCAACGACTCGACCAGAAACAATGCTCGGTGATACCGCAGTTGCGGTTCATCCGAACGACGAACGGTATCAGGATTTAATTGGAAAAACTGCAATTCTCCCCTTATTAAAACGACCGATACCAATTATTGCGGATGATTATGTTGACCCGAAATTCGGTACTGGCGCATTAAAAATCACACCTGCCCATGACCCGAACGATTTCCAGGTGGGATTGAAACATCGTCTGCTCCAAATCAATGTGTTTACTACCACCGGAATGATTAACGACAACGGAGTACAATATGCTGGGCTAGACCGATATGCGGCTCGGAAAAAAGTGGTTGAAGATTTGAAAGCTGAAGGACTGTTAGAGAAAACAGAAGATTATCTCCATCAAGTCGGACATTGTTATCGCTGTCATACGACTATCGAACCATATCTTTCGTTGCAATGGTTCGTCAAAATGCGACCGCTAGCAGAACCGGCTATTGCTGCAGTTAAACAAGGAAGAATCAGGTTTTATCCGGAGAGCTGGACGACAACCTACTACCACTGGATGGAAAATGTTCGGGATTGGTGTATTTCCCGTCAGTTATGGTGGGGTCATCGGATACCGGTCTGGTATTGTGATACCTGCGGGAACGAAACGGTTACCCGAACTGACCCGACTGTCTGCGTCCATTGCGGAAGTGGACTGATTACGCAAGACCCAGATATTCTCGACACCTGGTTCTCATCCGCGCTCTGGCCATTTTCTACCCTCGGCTGGCCGGAAGAAACGAAAGATTTAAAAGTATTCTATCCCACATCAGTTCTGGTTACCGCGTATGATATTATTTTCTTCTGGGTTGCGCGTATGATCATTATGGGATTGAAGTTTCGCAACGATGTTCCATTTCGAGATGTTTATATCCATGCATTAGTCCGAGACGCTACCGGAAGAAAAATGAGCAAATCGCTCGGAAACGCTATTGACCCACTCGAAGTCATGGAACAGCAGGGAACCGATGCGGTTCGGTTTACGCTCTGCGCATTAGCGGCACAAGGCCGGAATATTAATCTTTCTGAAGAACGAATTGAAGGATACCGGAATTTTGCGAATAAGATTTGGAACGCATCCCGCTTGGTTCTCATGAATCTAGACGAGAAATCCGAAATCCGAAATACGAAATCCGAAATGGATAAGCTATCGTTAGCTGACCGATGGATACGCAGTCGGTTGAATACCACGGCAAAAAAGGTTGATGAAGGGTTAACCGACTATGAATTCGATAAAGCTGCGCATGCACTGTATCAATTCATCTGGCATGAATATTGTGATTGGTATCTAGAGTTGATTAAACCGCGGTTGCGCGGAACGAATGAAGAAAAAAACACCGCGTTATCGGTAGCTATCTATGTTTTCGATAATACTTTACGTTTATTGCATCCGTTCATGCCATTCATTACAGAAGAAATATGGCAGCAGCTTCCGATAAAGAAAGAAACTGAAAGTATCATGATTGCTGACTGGTGTAGATATGACATGAATTTAGTTGATGCCGCTGCAGAAACTCATATGGATATCCTGATGCGCGTTGTCGTGAGTATTCGCAATATTCGAAGTGAAATGAATATTCCGCCAGCGATGAAATCAGAAGTATTAATTCAATCGAACAATGCAGCGAAACGCAATTTATTACATCAGTATGCTCACTACATAAAGACATTGGTTCCTATATCCGAACTACAGATTACTGAACAGGTATCGTTACCTAAAACGGTTTCAACGGCTATTGTTGATGATATAGATGTCTATATTCCGATGCCAACAGAACTGATAGAAACTGAACGGAAACGGCTGCAAACCGAAATTGACAAGCTGAAAAAAGAGATAGCCTTTGTTGAAAACAAATTAAAAAATGAATCGTTTATCCACCGAGCACCAGCAGCAGTAGTCCAAAAAGAAAAAGATAAATTCACCCAGTTAACTAATGAACTCGGAAAACTGCAGGAGAAACTATCCCTATTCTCGAAAAGATGA
- a CDS encoding flavodoxin family protein has protein sequence MKKILGIVGSPRKNGNTDILVSKIIEGAKSQAAKTDTVYLADLDIRECDGCHVCWKGNPCSKQDDMNAIYSKIIDSDIIIFGTPVYWYGPTALMKMFIDRFVYFNCPENRKKIVRKQAIIAVPFEEDNPATASLVETFFEKCFDYLQIELIAKLIVGGVTRKGEILKEKDRIAEAYELGKKISE, from the coding sequence ATGAAAAAAATATTAGGTATCGTGGGTAGTCCACGAAAGAACGGGAACACCGATATTTTAGTTTCCAAAATCATCGAAGGCGCAAAGAGTCAAGCAGCGAAAACCGATACGGTTTATCTCGCTGATTTGGATATCCGAGAATGCGATGGATGCCACGTTTGCTGGAAAGGGAATCCGTGTAGTAAACAGGATGATATGAACGCGATATATTCAAAAATTATTGATAGCGATATTATTATTTTCGGTACGCCGGTATATTGGTATGGACCGACTGCATTGATGAAAATGTTTATCGACCGGTTCGTGTATTTCAACTGCCCTGAAAATAGAAAGAAGATTGTAAGGAAACAAGCGATTATTGCGGTTCCGTTTGAAGAAGATAATCCTGCTACTGCATCGCTAGTAGAAACCTTTTTCGAGAAATGTTTCGATTATCTTCAGATAGAACTAATCGCAAAACTTATTGTAGGTGGGGTTACCCGAAAAGGCGAAATCCTTAAGGAAAAAGACCGAATTGCGGAAGCGTATGAACTTGGGAAAAAAATTAGTGAGTAA
- a CDS encoding AAA family ATPase, which yields MIIGLVGTIGSGKGVCAEYLVQKGFEYCSLSDEIRAELKSRGMPETRELLTEIGNELRAKFGPAILAERVLSRLVPGKNYVVDSIRNPEEVKALRTREDFVLIRIDAPVQLRFNRIQARARPGDVQTFAQFLAQEKAESESPDPNRQQLQATAEMAEFTVINDSTLEELYRQIDTLLEKINNMKRDKPQINADQSQK from the coding sequence ATGATAATCGGGTTAGTCGGAACAATCGGTTCAGGAAAAGGCGTTTGCGCGGAATATTTGGTTCAAAAAGGATTTGAATATTGTTCGTTATCCGATGAGATTCGCGCAGAGCTTAAATCTCGAGGTATGCCGGAAACCCGGGAATTACTAACGGAAATCGGCAATGAGCTACGCGCTAAATTCGGCCCCGCGATACTTGCCGAACGGGTATTAAGCCGGCTGGTTCCTGGGAAAAATTATGTGGTAGATTCTATTCGTAATCCTGAAGAAGTGAAAGCATTGCGAACTCGTGAAGATTTCGTGCTTATCCGAATAGATGCGCCGGTACAACTTAGATTCAACCGAATTCAAGCAAGAGCACGACCGGGAGATGTGCAAACCTTCGCTCAATTCCTGGCACAGGAAAAAGCTGAATCTGAAAGTCCCGACCCGAATCGTCAGCAGTTGCAAGCTACCGCAGAAATGGCAGAATTCACCGTAATCAATGATTCTACGCTAGAGGAGTTGTATAGACAAATTGATACCCTATTGGAAAAGATTAATAATATGAAGAGAGATAAGCCGCAAATAAACGCAGATCAGTCGCAAAAGTAA